A window from Caulobacter sp. X encodes these proteins:
- a CDS encoding aromatic ring-hydroxylating dioxygenase subunit alpha: MPADDAQILTRTAKLPDRFGEGFVRDAWYVACLSPDLKPGKTAKHEFLGEPVLMGRTRKGEAYAIGDLCPHRAAALSAGRVHREADGSDSIECPYHGWRFGSDGACKAIPSLTADSEFDISKVRVARYPVVESQGLVWIWMASDPRRATSPPEPPPTIPGVVGGKPKLVDRLDYDVHVDHAVLGLIDPAHGPYVHQQWWWRTKASQHEKKKTFRPSEAGFTMVRHEPSKNSKAYAILGGEPLTEITFRLPALRWEHVTVGKRQVLALSAMTPINAGKTRMSQIIWSDHWAFVALYPIIRIAARAFLRQDGKIVDCQTPGLKHNPPLMWVGDADAQARWYHQCKREWAGSRLEGRPFRNPVKEQTLRWRT, translated from the coding sequence ATGCCCGCCGACGACGCCCAGATCCTGACCCGCACGGCCAAGCTTCCCGACCGGTTCGGCGAAGGCTTCGTCCGCGACGCCTGGTACGTGGCCTGCCTGTCGCCCGACCTGAAGCCCGGCAAGACCGCCAAGCACGAGTTCCTCGGCGAGCCCGTCCTGATGGGCCGCACCCGCAAGGGCGAGGCCTATGCGATCGGCGACCTGTGCCCGCACCGCGCCGCCGCCCTCTCGGCCGGCCGCGTGCATCGCGAGGCCGACGGGAGCGACAGCATCGAGTGCCCCTATCACGGCTGGCGCTTCGGTTCGGACGGCGCCTGCAAGGCGATCCCGTCCTTGACCGCCGACAGCGAGTTCGACATCTCCAAGGTGCGCGTGGCGCGCTATCCGGTGGTCGAGAGCCAAGGCCTGGTGTGGATCTGGATGGCCTCGGACCCACGCCGCGCGACCTCGCCGCCCGAACCGCCCCCGACCATCCCCGGCGTCGTGGGCGGCAAGCCCAAGCTGGTCGACCGCCTGGACTACGACGTCCATGTCGACCACGCGGTGCTGGGCCTGATCGACCCGGCGCACGGGCCTTACGTCCACCAGCAGTGGTGGTGGCGGACCAAGGCCAGCCAGCACGAGAAGAAGAAGACCTTCCGCCCGTCCGAGGCCGGCTTCACCATGGTGCGGCACGAGCCGTCCAAGAACTCCAAGGCCTACGCCATCCTGGGCGGCGAGCCGCTGACCGAGATCACCTTCCGCCTGCCGGCCCTGCGCTGGGAGCATGTGACGGTGGGCAAGCGCCAGGTGCTGGCCCTGTCGGCCATGACCCCGATCAACGCCGGCAAGACCCGGATGAGCCAGATCATCTGGTCCGACCACTGGGCCTTCGTCGCGCTCTATCCCATCATCCGGATCGCGGCCCGGGCCTTCCTGCGCCAGGACGGCAAGATCGTCGACTGCCAGACGCCGGGGCTGAAGCACAATCCGCCGCTGATGTGGGTGGGCGACGCCGACGCCCAGGCCCGCTGGTACCACCAGTGCAAGCGCGAATGGGCTGGGAGCCGGCTGGAGGGCCGTCCGTTCCGCAACCCGGTCAAGGAACAGACGCTGCGCTGGCGGACGTGA
- a CDS encoding M20 family peptidase, translating to MSWGGRVALTAVGLVLGVAAVVAVRTATFKAPAQADPASVRLAAARPVDVAKAADHLAQAVRFQTVSHQDRAEDQPAEWDKLHAWLQATYPEAHKVMTREVIADHTLVYTWTGSNPALPPIVLMAHQDVVPVTPGSEGQWKHAPFDGVIAEGAVWGRGSIDDKGSLVTLFEALDAVAASGFKPLRTVIVVSGHDEEVRGVGARAAAALLKSRGVKAQFVLDEGMAVVADHPVTGKPAAIIGTAEKGYATMKVVAPAAGGHSSAPPKDGGGVVTLARAVQAIHDNGFPMKFQGPGADMLKAISPHASPVVKIFAANTWLFSPLLVAVTAKTPAGAAMLHTTIAPTMLKGSPKENVLPQDATAWINYRIAPGDTSATVMARAKDAVGGLPVELSWTKTPDEPSAVSSTDSEAWKTLAGLAGDESEAPVVPGLVTAGTDSRYMGGVADDVYRFQPLVLTVDETKIIHGTNEHLTLANVERMVRFYQRLVETAASR from the coding sequence CGGTCCGTCTGGCCGCCGCGCGGCCCGTCGACGTGGCCAAGGCCGCCGACCATTTGGCGCAGGCCGTCCGCTTCCAGACCGTCAGCCACCAGGATCGCGCCGAGGACCAGCCGGCCGAGTGGGACAAGCTGCACGCCTGGCTGCAGGCGACCTATCCCGAGGCGCACAAGGTCATGACCCGCGAGGTCATCGCCGACCACACCCTGGTCTACACCTGGACCGGCTCGAACCCCGCCCTGCCCCCGATCGTGCTGATGGCCCACCAGGACGTGGTGCCGGTCACGCCGGGCAGCGAGGGCCAGTGGAAGCACGCGCCGTTCGACGGCGTGATCGCCGAGGGCGCCGTCTGGGGCCGGGGCTCGATCGACGACAAAGGCTCGCTGGTCACCCTGTTCGAGGCCCTCGACGCGGTGGCGGCCAGCGGCTTCAAGCCTCTGCGCACCGTGATCGTGGTCAGCGGCCACGACGAAGAGGTGCGCGGCGTCGGCGCCCGCGCCGCCGCGGCCCTGCTGAAGTCGCGCGGGGTCAAGGCCCAGTTCGTGCTGGACGAAGGCATGGCCGTCGTCGCCGACCACCCGGTCACCGGCAAGCCCGCGGCCATCATCGGCACGGCCGAGAAGGGCTATGCGACGATGAAGGTCGTCGCCCCGGCCGCCGGCGGCCACTCCTCGGCCCCGCCCAAGGACGGCGGCGGCGTCGTGACCCTGGCCCGCGCGGTGCAGGCGATCCACGACAACGGCTTCCCGATGAAGTTCCAGGGGCCGGGCGCGGACATGCTGAAGGCGATCTCCCCGCACGCCTCGCCGGTGGTGAAGATCTTCGCGGCCAACACCTGGCTGTTCTCGCCGCTGCTGGTGGCGGTGACGGCCAAGACGCCCGCCGGCGCGGCCATGCTGCACACCACGATCGCGCCGACCATGCTGAAGGGCTCGCCCAAGGAGAACGTCCTGCCGCAGGACGCCACGGCCTGGATCAACTACCGCATCGCCCCCGGCGACACCTCGGCCACCGTGATGGCCAGGGCCAAGGACGCCGTCGGCGGCCTGCCGGTGGAGCTGTCCTGGACCAAGACCCCGGACGAGCCCTCGGCCGTGTCCTCGACCGACTCCGAGGCCTGGAAGACCCTCGCGGGCCTGGCCGGCGACGAGAGCGAGGCGCCGGTCGTGCCGGGCCTGGTCACCGCCGGCACCGACAGCCGCTACATGGGCGGGGTCGCCGACGACGTCTACCGCTTCCAGCCGCTGGTGCTGACGGTCGACGAGACCAAGATCATCCACGGCACCAACGAGCACCTGACCCTGGCCAATGTCGAGCGGATGGTCCGGTTTTACCAGCGTCTGGTCGAGACCGCCGCGTCCCGCTGA